The DNA segment CGAGTGATTCGCGCTGTCGCGGTTCCACTTACCGATCTGGACGAGTTCGAACCTGTCGGGACGAGCGTCGAGCGCAGCGGCGATCTGCGTCCGGACGCCGGTGGAGAGACTGTCGACGCGGATCGCAGTGAGCGTGTGCTGGGTGAGGAAGTAACTGGTTGCGAGGTTCGTCGGGGCGACGACGATGGCGTTCGATCCATCGACATCGTCGAGCGCGAGTTGGGCATCTCGGTCCTGGAGTACCGTCGCATCCAGTTCCTCGACGGGGAAGAGACAGCCAGCAGCACCGTACTCGATACTCGCCCCCGCCGACTCAAAATGCCCTTTGAACATAATCGAGTGAGAATATATGCTCCTTGGTCATTAACTTTGCGGTGGATAGGTGCCTCGATCCGCGCCTTTTCCCTGCACGGCCCGCAGTTTGACGAGTCTCGCCTCCCCACCAGCCGATATGCCCCGTACCCTCTACGACTGCACCGCGGCGGAACTCGCAACCCACTCTGTCAAACACCTTGATCACGACATGCACCCAAGCGACGTCGCCACGTGGCTCGAGGAGAACGGGTACGACGCCGCCCCCGTCTACGCTGACGATGGCCCAATCGGGTTCGTTCACAAAGACGACATCACGACCGACGACGAGAGTGATACTCTCGACGGCTCCCTCACCCCGTTGACCATCGACTACATGATCAGCGGCGACACCTCGTTCGCGGACGTCCTTTCCGCACTCATCGAGAAACCCATCTACTTCCTCGGCGGCCACAACCACGTCACCGGCATCCTCACCCGCGCCGATCTCAACACCGCCCCAGCGCGCATCTACCTGTTCGACCGCATCACCTACCTCGAAGAACACCTCCGCGAACGCATCCGCGAACGCATCCTCGATACGAAACCAGACTGGAAAACCACGCCCGTCACCGCAGACGAACTCGACGACATCGAAGACCGATACGAAGACGCACAAGCAGCCAACGTCGCCTTAGACGAACTCCACTACGCACAGTTCTCCACGCTCGAAACCATCGCCACCAACGTCGAAGCCTGCTGGCAAGCCTGCGGCTTCACCACGAAAGGCGGTGCAGCCTCCCGACTCCACGAGGTCACCGATCTCCGCAACGACGTGGCTCACGCCACCCTCCTCGTCGAGAACACGGACAGCAACGAGTTCCTCAGCAGTGGCCGCACGACGGAGGATCTCCACAACACCCTCGAAACCGTCCACGACGTCCTCTCGAACCTCCAGGATGCGGGGTACGATCCAGGAGCATCGAAAGCCGGGGACGCAGACGATCGAACAGACGCCGAGTCATCCGTACCGTGACTACCCACCGTGCATTTTGTTGCACACCGGACGTTCTCAACACGTGGCCCACAGGACCGTTCTCGTCTCGAGATCGCCGGTGACGTCCGTAGGGGGAGCTATCTGATTCCCCGAGGGGCGGGAGTGGCGATCCGAACACCATCCACCGATTCCGGCGAGGACTGCGAGGATACCGAGTAGACGGAACACCCACGCCACGGCGCCCTCGAGGCCGAGGTCCGCCAGTAGGTCGACGAGTTCGGGTGCGTCGTCCTCGTCCAGCGCGCGGGCGTAAAGAGCGGCCAAGCAGTGCCAGGGTCGTCCCGCCGATCGCGGAGAAGCGGAAAGGCGGGCCGAAGCAACGGCACTTACAAGCGAGCGTCGCCGAGTCACCGGTACGACTTCTCGTATGGACGTCCGAGGAACGCTGACGACGGAAGCGCGTGCGCTGTGGGCCGACGGGCGCGGCCCGTCGCTGGCGGTGATCGCGAGCACGTGGGGCCTGTTCGTCGGCGCCCGGATGATCCTCCCGGTGATCCTGTCGGACCTCCAGTCGGCCTACAATCTGAGCCTCTCGGTCGCCAGCCTCCTCGTCACGGTTCTCTGGCTGTTCGCCGCCATCGGCCAGCTGCCGGGCGGACTCCTCGCGGACCGGTTCAGCGAACGGGCCGTCATGGCGACGGGCGCGGCGCTCGTCGCCGTCGCGCTGGCGTTCGTCGTCACCGCCAGAACGCCGATCGTCCTCTTCGTCGCGGTCGCGGCCTGGGGACTCGGCCACTCGATGTACCCCATCGCCCGGATCACGCTCCTTTCGAAGCTCTACCCGGACCGACTGGGGAGCGCGCTGGGGGTGACGATGGCGACCGGCGACGTGGGGCAGACGCTCTTTCCACCCATCGCGGCCGCCCTCGCGGCCGCCGTCGCCTGGCAGGCCGGCCTGGGTTTCGTCGCACCCCTGTTACTCGTGGCGAGCGTCGCCCTCTTCGTCGCCGTCCCGGGCGCTGACGAAGCGGGCCACGATGGCGAGACGCGCGACGGCGATTCGACCGAAACGGACGGAACGAAGACCGGGGACGGGACGACTGCGGCGAGCGGCGACTGGACCGGTCCTGATAGCGCGGGAACGGGACCCGCCGGCGGCTCGGCTTCGGACGAGGGCACCGTCCGGGAGGTGCTGGCCGTGTTCGGGGCGCTTCGCGACCCCTCGCTCGGCTTTATGACCGTCATCCTCTTTCTGTACATCTTCATCTGGCAGTCGGTGACGGCACTGTACCCGACCTACCTGGAGACGGTGAAGGGGCTCTCTCCCGCGACGGCGAGCCTGCTGTTCGGCTTCTTCTTCGCGGTGGGCGTCGTCGTCAAACCCGTCGCTGGCGCGGCCTACGATCGGATCGGTATGCGCGGTTCGCTGGTGGCCGTCCTGACACCGCCGGCGATCGGGCTGGCGGTCCTGCCGTTCGTCGAGTCGCTCTGGTTGCTCGTCCCGACGACCGCGATGATCAGCACGATGCTCGGTTCCGGGGCCGTCACGCAGTCGTTCCTCGCGGACGCGTTCACGGAGTCACGCAAGGGGACCGGCCTCGGCGTGATCCGGACGACGACGGCGACCGTCGGCGCCGCCGGCCCGGTCGTCTTCGGCGTCCTCGGTGAGAACAACTTGTTCGACGAGGGGTACCTCCTCCTGGCTGCGACCATGGCCGCCGTCGTCGTCCTCACGCTGTGGATGCCGGAGACACCGGCGAGCAGCGGGGAAGGGGACTGAGACCGACAGCGACAGTCGCGTCACGCAGACAGCGATGTCCGCGTCACGATACGGTGACGGGTTGCATCACGCTACGGCGACCGCCGCATGCAGACAGCCGCCGCGGGACAGAGGTCGGCGAACTCCGGCGTCTCCCGGATCACCTCGGGAACCGAATCGCGGTCGACGGTTTCGTAGCCGCGATCCGCGAAGAACCCCTCGGCGGTCGTCGTGAGTAGATAGAGCGTCTCGACGCCGTCGGCCCGCGCGCGATCTTCCAGCGCGTCACAGATCGCCGCGCCGTACCCACTCCCGCGTCGAGATTCCTCGACGACGAGCGACCGGAGGAGTGCGTCGGCACCGTACGGTTCCAGCCCGCCGACGCCGACCCGTTCGTCGCCGTCGAACGCGAGGACGAAGCGCTCGGGAGTCGAACGCACGTCGGCCGTCGGGAGGTCGGTCTCGGAGAGGAGCGTCTCGACCCGCGAGATCGAAGACGCGTCCGCGCGCCGGAGCGTGACGTCGACGCCGCTCATTGGGAGCGACGTTGCGCCGAAGCGAGGAAAACGTTTCCCGCCGGCCACGCCAGCCGCGTCGCTCACTCGCTCGTCCGGGTCACCCGCAGCGGCTGCACCTCGCGGTAGGTCAGCGTCCGCCAGAGCCACTCCAGCGGCCCGAATCGGAAGTACCGGAGCCAGAGCACCGACAGCGGCACCTGAATCGCCCAGATACAGAGGACGACCCCCAGAAGTTCGACTCGCGACAGCCGGCCGAACAGGCCGAGGCCGTGACCGTAGAAGATCGACGTCGCGAGAACCGTCTGGAGGATGTAGTTGCTGAAGGCCGTCCGTCCGACGGCGGCGAGCGATCGCGTCACGGTGCCCGCCGGTCGCCAGCGGCTCCACAGCATCACGAGACCGATGTACGCCCCCGCGAGGGCGAAGCTGCCCCAGTAGTTGAACTGGCGCCAGAGGATGCCGGCGCGGTAGGTCCAGTCGGCCGATTCGATGAACGCGATACCGGCGAGGATCACGGCGAGACCGGCGATCCCGCCGCCGACGATCAGCCGGCGATACGTCCGGACGGAACGGTCGTTCGTCAGGAAGCCCCACTTGAACAGTGCCATGCCGAGCAGCATCGAACCGCTCACGCGGTAGACGGAGTAGCCCAGAAAGCCGATCGTCTGGCGGCGGATCGCCGTCGGGAGGCGATGGTCCATCTGTTCGAGCCAGCCACCCCGGTAGGCGTCTATCTCGGCCTGGAGTGCCGATTCGACCGGTCGCCACGCTGTGGACGTCGCGCCCGGGTCCATCGTCAGCCCGGCCAGCACCTCCGTGATCGAGGGGATCGCGAGCACGACGAGGCCGACCGTCGCCAGCGTCTTCGCCGGCAGATCCCGCAGCAGGACGACGAAGAAGCCACAGACGGCGTAGGCGACGAGGATGTCGCCGTACCACAGCAGGTAGGCGTGTGCCAGGCCGAAGACGAGGAGCCAACCCGTTCGCCAGTAGTGGAGTTCGAGCGTCGGCCGCCCGCCACGCTCGTCCGGGCGGGTGAACAACACGACGCTCGCGCCGAAGAGGAAAGTAAAGAGCGCGAGGAACTTCTGGCGGAAGAAGACGTCCGAGACGAACCAGGCCCACCAGTTCGCCCCCGAGAAGTCGCCGTAGGCGGTCGGATTCCCCAGCACCGCCTCCGGCATCGCGAACACCCAGATGTTGACCATCAGGATGCCGAGCAGGGCGAACCCGCGCAGCGCGTCGAGGCCGACGATCCGCTCCGAGGGCGGCGTGGGGCCGCTCGCGTCGCCTCCGGCGCTCGTCGCCCCCTCAGTGCTCTCGGCGGTCGACGTATCCGTACTCATCGTACCCCCGCTTTCGGGCTGTCGCCGCCCGGTGGGCGGCTACCGCCACCGATTCTGGCGGCGGCGGTGGGCACTCGTTCACGACGGTCCGTCCATCCGCGAGAGGCCATTATCTAGCGAGTGCGTCGCGGGGCCGGTACAAAAAGGAGGCGAAGCTATCCGTGGGCAGGAATAGTCGAGGCACGCATCCCTCCCGAACGTTTATTGGCCCGATCGCGGACACTGACGCTATGGATATCGGGTATTTCGCCGCCCACGAGCAGTACGATCCAACAACGCTGCTCAGTCACGTCGACCGTGCGGCGTCGGCGGGCTTCGATACGGTCTGGACGAGCGATCACGTCCACCCGTGGTGGCACACGGACGCGCACTGTGGCGCCGCCTGGCCGTGGATGGGGGCAGCGCTCGAACGCACGGACTCGATCCGGATCGGGACGGGCGTCACGCCGCCAATCGCTCGGCTTCACCCGGCGCTGATCGCACAGACCTTCGCGACGATGGGGGCGATGTACCCCGGACGCGTCCACCTGGCGATCGGGACGGGCGAGGCGATGAACGAGGTGCCCCTGGGCTACGACTGGCCGGCCTATCCCGAGCGCCGCGAGCGCCTGATCGACGCCTGCGAGATCGTCTCGCGGCTCTGGGACGGCGGCTTCACCACCTACGACGGTCACTACTGGGACGTCGATACGATGAACCTCTACACGCTCCCCGAGGAACGCGTCCCGCTGTACGTCGCCGGCAACGGCCCGAAGACGACCCGCGTGGCCGGCCGGTACGCCGACGGCTTCCTGACGCTTCGCGACGCCGACGTCTACCAGCGGGAACTCGAACCCGCGCTCGAAGCGGGCGCCGCGGAAGCCGACCGCGATCCGGACGAGATCACCCGCGTCCGCCAGCTGCTCGTCTCCTATCACCCCGACTACGACCGCGCGCTGAAGAGCACCGGCTTCTGGCGCGGCCCGCCCGCGATCGGCTTCGACGAAGACGTCTACGACCCGCGCGAGATCGAGGCGGCCGGCCGCGAAATCGCCCTCTCGGAGATGACCGACGAGTTCTTCGTCACCGACGAGCCCGCCGACATCCGGGAGAAACTCGCCACCCTCGCCGACGCGGGCTTCGACGAGGTCGAACTCCTCTCGTCGAGTCCCGACCAGGAGACCTTCGTCGAGGCGATGGAGGCCGAGGTTCTCGGGCAGGTTTGAGCGGGACGAGACGGTTCAGCCGCGCGTACTCGGTTTCGCCAGCACGCCTTCGGCGCTTCTACGGACCCGACGACTGATCCACCGGACGAAACTGGCCGGCCGCGTTCGGTGAGAACCCGGCCAATCCTTTTGTCGGCTCCCTCAGCAGTGGCGGTATGGCCCCGGAAATCTCCCGGATCGAGCTGATCGAGTTCGGGTACCCCCTCGCCAACGTCGGTACGGACGACAACGGTTTCAACCTGATCTACGAACCGGGTTCGACGCTCGAAAGTGAAACGCTCGCGATCCGGATCGAGACCGATGCGGACGTCACCGGCGAGTACGTCCTCGTCACCTCCACCGCGCCGGACCAGGTCGAGACGTGCGCCTCGTACCTCGTCGGGAAGAACCCGCTCGAACGCGAGCGCCACTGGAGCGAACTCAAACGCGGCCTGCGCAAGTACGATCGGATGGGGATCGGGCCGCTGGATATCGCCCTGTGGGATCTGGCGGGCAAGCGCTACGACGCGCCGATCCACGAGCTGCTCGGCACCTATCGCGAGCGCCTGCCCGCCTACGCGTCGACCTACCACGCCGACGATAATGGCGGCCTCGACTCACCCGCCGCGTACGCCGACTTCGCCGAAGCGTGCCTGGAGCTTGGCTACGGCGGCTTCAAGATCCACGGCTGGGGCGGCAGCGACGCACGACGGGATATCGACCGCGAGGTCGAGACCGTCCACGCCGTCGGCGAGCGCGTGGGCGACGAGATGGACCTCATGCACGATCCGGCCTGCGAGTACGAGACCTACGCCGACGCGCTCCAGGTCGGCCGGGCCTGCGACGAACAGCAGTACTACTGGTACGAAGATCCCTACCGCGACGGCGGCATCTCACAGCACGCCCACAACAAGTTACGCGAGGCGCTCGAAACGCCACTTCTCCTGACCGAACACGTCCGCGGGCTCGAACCGTTCGCCGACTTCCTCGCGAGCGGCGCGACGGACTTCGCCCGCGCGGATCCCGAGTACGACGGCGGGATCACCGGCGCGATGAAGCGCGCCCGGATCGCCGAGGGCTTCGGCCTCGACGTCGAGGTCCACGCGCCCGGGCCCGCCCACCGCCACAGCATCGCCGCCATGCGCAACGCGAACTACTACGAGATCGCGCTGGTCCACCCCGACTGTCCCAACACGCAGCCACCGGTTTACGAGGGGCCCTACTCCGACCAGCTCGACGCCGTCGACGCCGACGGCACCGTCCCGGTCCCCGACGGCCCGGGCCTCGGCGTCGCCTACGACTGGGACTACATCGACGAGCAGGCGATCGACCAGACGGTCTTCGAGTGAGAACGGGCCAGCTCACTCACACCGTACACACGGGGTTCTCGAGCGTCCCGATCCCCTCGATCGAAATCGAGACGACGTCTCCCTCCTGCAAGGTGAACTCGTCGTCGGGAACTAGCGAGGTGCCGGTCAGCAGGACGGTCGTCTCCGGCAGGGTGTTGTGAGTTTGGAGGTGCGAGACGAGTTCCTCGCAGGTCCGGACGAGTTCGCTCGTCGAGGTCGACTCGTCGTAGACGGTCTCGCCACCGCGGCGAATCGTCATCGAGAGGTCGAGGTCGTGTGGGTCCTCGATCCGCTCGGTGGAGGCGACGCACGGGCCAATCGCACAGGAGCGGTCGTACACTTTGGCCTGGGGCAAGTAGAGCGGGTTCTCGCCCTCGATGTCCCGACTACTGACATCGTTGCCGATGGTGTAGCCGACGATCTCGCCGCGGTGAAGCACGACCGCGAGCTCCGGCTCCGGCACGTTCCAGTCGGAATCTCCTCGGATACCGATCGGCTCGCCGGGGCCGACGGTCCGGCGGGCGGTCGACTTGAAGAAGAGTTCGGGCCGCTCGGCGTCGTAGACGTCGAGGTACAGCTGGGGCATGTCGCTCTCTTCTTCCCGGGCCTGTTCGCTGATCGCGTAGGTGACGCCGGCGGCCCACACCTCCGCCGCCTCGACGGGAACCAGCGCGTTCCCGTCCGCCGCGGCGGCTTCGGTCGGCTCCGCGGCTGGCGCCCCGTCATCGATCAGCTCCCGGTCGACGATCGGCGCCTCGTCGCGGAGTCGGCGAGCGATGTCGTCGACCGGCGTCCCCGTCAGGTCACTCGCGCGGGCGAGGTCGGTGAACCCGTCCAGTGAGGGCTTCGCCGCCGTCAGGTCGTACGCCGTGTCGCCGTCGACGGCGAGCAGCTGAGGCCCGCTCGCCCCCCACGCGCTCCGGTAGTATCGCATCTCGTAAAAGGCCGGTTTCAGCCGGGCGACCAAAGCCTTTCGGCGCCCTCACCGCTCGCGCAGACGACCGAAAGGCGTGTAATCGTCGGCGGTGACGTGCCATACGATGCCAACCACCGTCCAGAACTACGTCGACGGCGAGTGGGTCGACTCGGAAACCGGCGAGACGTTCGAGACCACGAATCCCGCGGCGCCGAACGAGGTCGTCGGGCGATTCCAGCGCTCGAGCGCGGCCGACGCGGATCGAGCGGTCGAGGCAGCGGCCGCCGCGACCGACGAGTGGGCGAACACGCCGGGGCCCAAGCGCGGCCGGATCCTCGAACGGACCGCGCGAGGGCTCCGCGAGCGGCGCGAGGAACTGACCGAGATGCTCGTTCGCGAGGAGGGCAAGGCCGAGCCGGAGGCCGGGGGGGAGGTCCAGCGGGCTATCGACATCTTCGGCTACTTCGCCGGGAAGGCCCGCGACGTAGGCGGCACCGTCAGCGGGTCGAGCGCGCCCGATCGCCGGCTCTACACGGTCGAGGAGCCGGTCGGCGTCGCGGCGCTGATCACGCCGTGGAACTACCCGATCGCGATCCCGGCCTGGAAGATCGCGCCGGCGCTGGCCGCGGGCGCGACCGCCGTCTTCAAGCCCGCGACGCTCGCGCCGGCCGTCTCCGCCGCCATCGTCGAGGAACTGGACGAGGCTGGCCTCCCCGACGGTGCGCTCAACTACGTCACGGGCCCCGGGAGCGTCGTGGGCGACGCGTTCGCCACGCACCCGGACGTCGACGCCGTCTCGTTCACCGGGAGCACGATGGTCGGCGAGAGCCTCCGCGAGGCGGCGGCGCCCGACGGCAAGCGGATCCAGCTCGAGATGGGCGGGAAGAACCCGGTCGTCGTGAGCGAGCACGCCGACCTCGAACGGGCCGTCGACGTCGTCGCGGGCGGCGCCTTCGGCGTCACCGGACAGGCCTGTACGGCCACGTCGCGGGCGATCGTCCACGAATCCCTCTACGACGAGTTCGTCGACCGGCTGGTCGAGCGGGCCGAATCGATCGAGGTCGGTCCCGGGCTGGAGGGCTACCGCATGGGCCCACAGGTCAGCGAGTCCGAACGCGACGGGACCCTCGACTACGTCGACGCCGGCCAGCGCGAGGGCGCGACCCTCGAAACCGGCGGCGGGGTGCCAGAGGGCGATCGATTCGCGGACGGCCACTTCGTCGAGCCGACCGTCTTCTCGGACGTCGATCCCGAGATGCGGATCGCCCAGGAGGAGATCTTCGGACCGGTAGTCGCCGCCATCCCGACGACGGGCTTCGACGACGCACTGGAGATCGCCAACGACGTCCGGTACGGTCTCTCTGCCGGGATCGTCACCGACGACCTCACGGAGGCCAATCGCTTCGTCGACGAGATCGAGGCCGGCGTCGTGAAGGTCAACGAGGGGACGACCGGCGTGGAACTCCACGTCCCCTTCGGCGGCATGAAAGCCTCTTCGAGCGAGACGTTCCGCGAACAGGGCGAGGCGGGACTGGACTTCTTCACCATCAGCAAGACCGCCTACGTGAACTACTAGCTCCGCCGTTCGGGACGGCCGAATAGCAACTTCGTCCGGAAATCGGGCGGATCCGCCCGCAGTTATTGGTCAATCCCGTACTTTCGACATTGCTCACTACTAAGAAAGTTGTTCCATATGTTGTATTTTCCTCAGTGCATACAACATGGATGGCGCGAGTTGAACACGAGCATTCGCGCGAACGAGCGGTCCGACGGACCCGGTAGTGAGCGCGATTCACCGGTCGAGCGGAGCGAGACCGGCCTTTTGGCATGAACGGGTTTTCGCCGAGTGGTGCGCGAAGCGCACCCGAGGCGAAAAGAGGTTCGTCTCAATCTTGCACAGGATTTTCGTCACGACGTGGCACTATCCGACCGTAGATGGGCCACTCTCGAGTCGGGATTCGAGACAGCACTCAGTACGATTCGACGGGAACGCCCAGCGTCTCGAAATCGTCGACGTTCTGTGTCACGACGGTCGCATCAAGTTCTGCCGCTGCGCCGGCGACGAGTGCGTCGATCGAAAGTGAGTTGATTCGATCGCGCTGGGTCGTTTCGTCGGCGTAGAGCGGTGCTTCGAGCGCCGCCGTCTCCCACGCGACCGACTCCGTGATCGGGACGGTCTGGATCCACTCGAACTGTCGTCGAATCTCCGCGGCGTCGAACTGATCGACGAGGTGTCGGCCGACGGCGATCTCTTTGAGATTCAAGGTCGTCGTCCAGAACGTCGTCTCTGCGGGCTGGGACTCGAGGTACGTCGCGACGTCGTCGTGACCACCCCAGTGATGGATCAGGAAGGTCGTATCCAGGAGCTTACGTGTCATCCGATCCCTCGGCCGAATCCGCCCCAACGTCTGCGAACGCCTCGATAGCGTCCCGTTGTCGCTCGGCGTATCCACCGCTCGAACGCTCTCGGACCGATTTCACTGCTGCTTCGAGGGCGGCTGCATCCTCGTCCTGAAGGCGGCCGAACGTTTCGCGCCAGTCGGTCCGTGATTCGTCCATCAATCGGTCGAGCAGGTCAGTGAAGCTCTCGTCTTCACGCTTTCGAGCCCGCAAGCGCTCGTAGACGTCCTCCTGCACCCCGATCGTCTTCGTCCCCATATGTTGTGTTTGTGTTTGTGTACACAAGAATTTGTTGCCGAACCAGCCCGGGTTCCGAGTCGGAAACCGTCGCGTCGGCTCCGAAATCCGATCCGAAGGCTACCAGACTAATCGCCCGATCACTCGTCCGCTGGCAGCCCGGGACTCGAACGCCCACTCCCTGGCGCGCGCTGGCCGGGCGGCGAGACGTAGAACGTCGGCGACTCCCAGGTGTCCCAGTGGGCGGGATTCTCGGGGTCGCCGAGGGTGCGGAGCGCCTCGAGGGTCAGGGTGTACCGGCCCTTCGGGACGGGGCGACGACCGTCGCTCTCGCCGGCTTGCGTCCGACCGTCCCAGGCGTACTCGTAGTAGGTCTCGGGGTCGGGACTCCGTGGTGCGTAGGTCTGTTCGAGGACGGTGAACGACTGGCCGGTGCGTTCGTGCTCGGCCGTGATCCGCAGTTCCTGCGGGTAGTGACCGAAGAAGGCCTCGACGACGGCGACGGTCGCGGCGTCGTCGACGGCCTCGCCTTCGTCGACCGACCGCTGCAGGCGCGGTTCCATCGCGACGAAGTCGTCGGCCGCGGCGTAGTAGCCGAAGAGCGGGAGGTCCTGGTAGTTGCCCTCGTAGCCGCTGTAGGGGACCCGGAGCGTGTCGTGGGCCTCGTCGGTCGGGGTGAACGTGACGTAGCCGCCGTACTGGTGGTTCGGGAGCCCGTACGCCGGCGCCGAGATCGTCAGGTCGACCGAGGCCGACTCGCCGGCGGGTACCGTCACGGTCTCCGGCCCCGATACGCTGCTGTCTGGCAGGTAGAACCCGGGCGAGAAGGAGTTGCCGGCGGTGCCGACGGTCCCCGCGTGGCCGAGTTCGTAGGTGACGTCGGTCTCGCCGTCGTTGGTGAGCGTCACCGTCGCGTCGGCACCGGTGCCATCGCCCAGCGAGAGCTGGCCCGGGGTGGCGCGCTGATCCGCCGTGATCGTCTCGTCGATCTGAATCATGCCCGCACCCTGCCGGAAGGAGTGATCGAGGTAGCCGGCGTCGGGGGCGAGCGACCACGGCTGGGGTTCGGCCACGTTCTGCAGGCGATCGCGGACGTCGATGGGGTCGAGGTCGGGTTCGGCCTCGAGCGCCAACGCGACGCTGCCCGCCACGTGTGGCGCAGCCATCGACGTCCCCGAGAGCATGCCGTAGCCGCCGAATTCGAGCGGGTAGGTCGACGTGATCAGCCCGCCCGGCGCGGTGACGCTCGGCCCGAAGGCGAGTTCGACGTCCTGGCCGTACGAGGAGAACGACGAGAGCAGGCCGCCGTTGGGGTTCGGGACGGTGACCGTCTCGTCGGTGAAATCGAGGGTGACCGTCTCGCCCGATTCGAGCAGGTCGACCAGCGCCGCTCCGCCGGTGTCGCTGATTCCGGCGCCCCAGACGCCCTCGACGCCGGCGTCCTGAATCGTCCCGCTGAACAGCCCGGCGACGTTGTTGAAGATGACGACGCCCGTCGCACCCGCAGCGACGGCGTTCTCGTACTTCTGGGCGAACGCGCAGTGCCCGCGCTGGATCAGGGCGACGTGGCCCTCGGGGAAGTCGGCGAAGTCGGCCGGATCACAGCCGAAGTAGCCAGCTTCACCGCCGATCTCGCTCTGGGCCGGCAGCGCCAGTGGCGCCGACTCGCCCTCGGTCGGCGGGAGCTCGGACCCGGAGAGTTCGAGGTACGGGACCGGTTCGTCGAGCCCGGGAACCCCGAAGGCGGTGGCCGTCAGGTGGGTGTTCTCGGCGCTCGCGACGCTGATCACGTCGTGGGCGTTCGCCGGCGCGCTCAGGCTCCAGGCACCCAGATCCGCCTCGTTCCCGGCGGAGTTGACGACCACGACGCCCTGCGAGACGAGTTCGTTGCTCGCCGCCGTCGTCGGGTACGCCTGGCCCCACTGCAGGCTCGCGCCGAGCGACATGTTGATGACGTCCATCCCGTCAGCGTAGGCGTCCTCCATCGCGGCGACGATGATCTCGGCGGTGCTAGAGCCCGTGTCGAAGATCTTGTACGCGCCGAGGGTCGCGTCCGGCGCGACGCCCGTCACGCCGTCCTCGTCGGCCGCGTCGGCGCCCACGATGCCGCTGACGTGCGTGCCGTGACCCTGCGGGTCCATCGGGTCGGGGTCCGGGTTCGGCTCGTCCGCCTCCGGATCGCCCGCGTCGTAGCCCGCGCCGACGTAGTCCCAGCCGTGACTGATCCGTGGGTGAACGTCGCCTGCGGGGCCGGTGAGCGTCCGGTCGGCCTCGCTCTCGGCGGTGTAGGCGGCCGACTGGTCACCGCTCCCGCCCAGGTCGGGGTGGTTGTAGTCGATACCGGTGTCGATCACCGCGACCGAGCGACCGTCGCCCGTGAGGCCGAGTTCTGACTGGGCGGCGTCGGCGCCGGTCATCGACAGGGCGGTCTCTAACATTGGCGAG comes from the Halovivax cerinus genome and includes:
- a CDS encoding fumarylacetoacetate hydrolase family protein, giving the protein MRYYRSAWGASGPQLLAVDGDTAYDLTAAKPSLDGFTDLARASDLTGTPVDDIARRLRDEAPIVDRELIDDGAPAAEPTEAAAADGNALVPVEAAEVWAAGVTYAISEQAREEESDMPQLYLDVYDAERPELFFKSTARRTVGPGEPIGIRGDSDWNVPEPELAVVLHRGEIVGYTIGNDVSSRDIEGENPLYLPQAKVYDRSCAIGPCVASTERIEDPHDLDLSMTIRRGGETVYDESTSTSELVRTCEELVSHLQTHNTLPETTVLLTGTSLVPDDEFTLQEGDVVSISIEGIGTLENPVCTV
- a CDS encoding aldehyde dehydrogenase family protein, with protein sequence MPTTVQNYVDGEWVDSETGETFETTNPAAPNEVVGRFQRSSAADADRAVEAAAAATDEWANTPGPKRGRILERTARGLRERREELTEMLVREEGKAEPEAGGEVQRAIDIFGYFAGKARDVGGTVSGSSAPDRRLYTVEEPVGVAALITPWNYPIAIPAWKIAPALAAGATAVFKPATLAPAVSAAIVEELDEAGLPDGALNYVTGPGSVVGDAFATHPDVDAVSFTGSTMVGESLREAAAPDGKRIQLEMGGKNPVVVSEHADLERAVDVVAGGAFGVTGQACTATSRAIVHESLYDEFVDRLVERAESIEVGPGLEGYRMGPQVSESERDGTLDYVDAGQREGATLETGGGVPEGDRFADGHFVEPTVFSDVDPEMRIAQEEIFGPVVAAIPTTGFDDALEIANDVRYGLSAGIVTDDLTEANRFVDEIEAGVVKVNEGTTGVELHVPFGGMKASSSETFREQGEAGLDFFTISKTAYVNY
- a CDS encoding type II toxin-antitoxin system VapC family toxin, which translates into the protein MTRKLLDTTFLIHHWGGHDDVATYLESQPAETTFWTTTLNLKEIAVGRHLVDQFDAAEIRRQFEWIQTVPITESVAWETAALEAPLYADETTQRDRINSLSIDALVAGAAAELDATVVTQNVDDFETLGVPVESY
- a CDS encoding antitoxin VapB family protein, with product MGTKTIGVQEDVYERLRARKREDESFTDLLDRLMDESRTDWRETFGRLQDEDAAALEAAVKSVRERSSGGYAERQRDAIEAFADVGADSAEGSDDT
- a CDS encoding S8 family serine peptidase; the protein is MTRNTDEDDSAYRLDRRSAMKLASVAGLGAVFGTVSGTGRDARTPDPIDPDREPPWDGREGASDRWARDRWFVAFETDPRVRGGESAAQADERARFRADVRAEGLGVTERRDFTRLWNGLSVSAEFGDAVAMSALDSVAAVYPVAIVDRPEPVDTSPMLETALSMTGADAAQSELGLTGDGRSVAVIDTGIDYNHPDLGGSGDQSAAYTAESEADRTLTGPAGDVHPRISHGWDYVGAGYDAGDPEADEPNPDPDPMDPQGHGTHVSGIVGADAADEDGVTGVAPDATLGAYKIFDTGSSTAEIIVAAMEDAYADGMDVINMSLGASLQWGQAYPTTAASNELVSQGVVVVNSAGNEADLGAWSLSAPANAHDVISVASAENTHLTATAFGVPGLDEPVPYLELSGSELPPTEGESAPLALPAQSEIGGEAGYFGCDPADFADFPEGHVALIQRGHCAFAQKYENAVAAGATGVVIFNNVAGLFSGTIQDAGVEGVWGAGISDTGGAALVDLLESGETVTLDFTDETVTVPNPNGGLLSSFSSYGQDVELAFGPSVTAPGGLITSTYPLEFGGYGMLSGTSMAAPHVAGSVALALEAEPDLDPIDVRDRLQNVAEPQPWSLAPDAGYLDHSFRQGAGMIQIDETITADQRATPGQLSLGDGTGADATVTLTNDGETDVTYELGHAGTVGTAGNSFSPGFYLPDSSVSGPETVTVPAGESASVDLTISAPAYGLPNHQYGGYVTFTPTDEAHDTLRVPYSGYEGNYQDLPLFGYYAAADDFVAMEPRLQRSVDEGEAVDDAATVAVVEAFFGHYPQELRITAEHERTGQSFTVLEQTYAPRSPDPETYYEYAWDGRTQAGESDGRRPVPKGRYTLTLEALRTLGDPENPAHWDTWESPTFYVSPPGQRAPGSGRSSPGLPADE